In a genomic window of Candidatus Dadabacteria bacterium:
- the aroB gene encoding 3-dehydroquinate synthase: MKRIKVAVSSNEDNSYEILIGQNLLGRIASDLAEAKIAHSHALVTDSNVAELYGGNLLQDLEEALSEVRMIAFPAGEQSKTRKIKSFIEDRMLESGFGRDSSVIALGGGVVGDIAGFVAATYMRGVPCVQVPTSLVACVDSSVGGKTAVDTPHGKNLIGAFYQPWRVYVDTDTLKTLGPNQLAEGLAEIIKYGVIKSENLFCYLEENIEKIYEFDDAALLEVIEESCRIKAEVVEKDEKEQNLRKILNFGHTVGHAIEQLSDYTISHGEAISAGMVIEGKIALGKTGWSAQEQQRLTGLFKRAGLPTEPPSDVSVGKIIDVMKIDKKARKGKIEMSLPERIGRMKKQGGSYGIKIGEQAITSAFKS, from the coding sequence TTGAAAAGAATAAAAGTCGCAGTCAGTTCGAACGAAGACAATTCCTATGAAATCCTGATCGGCCAGAATCTTCTGGGCCGGATTGCCAGTGATCTAGCCGAGGCCAAAATAGCTCATTCCCACGCCTTGGTAACCGATTCAAACGTGGCAGAGCTCTACGGAGGGAACCTTCTCCAAGACCTTGAGGAGGCACTCTCGGAAGTCAGAATGATTGCTTTTCCGGCGGGGGAACAGAGCAAGACCAGGAAAATCAAGTCCTTCATAGAAGACAGGATGCTCGAATCGGGATTCGGCAGGGATTCTTCGGTCATAGCACTCGGCGGAGGAGTAGTGGGGGACATTGCGGGATTCGTGGCCGCCACTTACATGAGAGGGGTTCCCTGCGTTCAGGTTCCCACCAGTCTGGTCGCCTGCGTTGATAGCTCGGTTGGAGGAAAAACCGCCGTAGACACCCCTCACGGGAAAAACCTCATCGGTGCCTTTTATCAGCCGTGGCGCGTGTACGTTGACACAGACACCCTTAAAACCCTCGGGCCGAATCAGCTCGCAGAAGGACTGGCCGAGATAATAAAGTACGGCGTAATAAAAAGCGAGAATCTTTTCTGTTACCTAGAAGAGAACATCGAAAAGATCTACGAGTTTGACGACGCGGCACTGCTTGAGGTAATAGAGGAAAGCTGCAGGATCAAGGCAGAAGTGGTCGAAAAGGATGAAAAAGAACAGAACCTGCGGAAAATCCTGAATTTCGGACACACCGTAGGCCACGCAATCGAGCAGCTCTCCGACTATACAATCTCCCATGGAGAGGCAATCTCGGCAGGAATGGTAATTGAGGGAAAAATCGCTCTAGGTAAAACGGGTTGGAGCGCGCAAGAGCAGCAAAGGCTCACCGGCCTCTTTAAGAGGGCAGGGCTTCCTACAGAACCTCCTAGCGATGTAAGCGTCGGGAAAATAATCGACGTTATGAAAATCGACAAGAAAGCCAGAAAAGGCAAAATAGAAATGTCGCTCCCCGAACGCATAGGGAGGATGAAAAAACAGGGGGGAAGTTACGGAATAAAGATCGGGGAGCAAGCCATAACTTCTGCTTTTAAGTCCTGA
- a CDS encoding adenine phosphoribosyltransferase, protein MSLEEIENHIRRVPDFPSKGILFYDITTLVKNAEAFQKSVNMMAEMLTGKEITSLVAPESRGFIFASALSYKLGKGLILVRKPGKLPSTTASVSYDLEYGEDVLEIHKDSINGQSRVVIVDDLLATGGTAQGTGRLVEELGGSVAGYLFLVELTGLKGAEALSPHPVWSLLKMPG, encoded by the coding sequence ATGTCACTTGAAGAAATCGAAAACCATATAAGACGCGTTCCTGACTTTCCGAGCAAGGGGATACTTTTTTATGACATAACCACGCTCGTAAAAAACGCCGAAGCTTTTCAAAAGTCTGTGAACATGATGGCGGAAATGCTCACGGGCAAGGAGATAACCTCTTTGGTCGCACCCGAGAGCCGGGGTTTCATCTTCGCCTCCGCCCTATCCTATAAGCTTGGAAAAGGGCTGATCCTGGTTAGAAAACCGGGCAAGCTGCCAAGCACAACTGCAAGCGTTTCATATGACCTTGAATATGGAGAGGATGTCTTGGAAATTCACAAAGACTCTATAAACGGGCAAAGCAGGGTAGTAATCGTTGACGATCTTCTAGCCACGGGGGGAACTGCACAAGGCACCGGACGCCTAGTGGAAGAGCTGGGCGGGAGCGTCGCGGGATACCTTTTCCTTGTAGAACTCACGGGGCTCAAGGGGGCTGAAGCGCTTTCTCCGCATCCAGTCTGGTCCCTGCTTAAAATGCCGGGGTAA